A section of the Girardinichthys multiradiatus isolate DD_20200921_A chromosome 5, DD_fGirMul_XY1, whole genome shotgun sequence genome encodes:
- the LOC124867950 gene encoding ATP-sensitive inward rectifier potassium channel 12-like produces MVGTARPNLHYCPRRHSLMITGAMGAVRVNRYSIVSTDEDALKISNLGLHNGHSPLTQQTLSGACMRGEEGGGGGGEYPGGDEGRGALPLRVMNEPIIHNSCRSSPFCRLDMDLSTGRLRSRFVKKNGQCNVVFNNMEDKPRRYLADIFTTCVDIRWRYLLLIFTATFLLSWLLFGFIFWGVALAHGDFELYFPVEEDNPRRIPEEAKDKRRPCILHIQGFIGAFLFSIETQTTIGYGFRCVTEECPIAVVTVVVQSIVGCIIDSFMIGTIMAKMVRPKKRAQTLLFSHNAVISLRDGKLCLMWRLGNMRKSHIVEAHVRAQLIKLHVTVEGEYLPLEQTDIDVGYDDGLDRLFLVSPLVVVHEINKKSPLYNLSCSDLQKEDFEIVVILEGMVEATAMTTQARSSYLAREILWGHRFEPMVFEKGDRYHVDYSRFHKTYEVPSTPHCSARELSDRKGHSVQLSSSSSSFSRSPSLFAPRAARRLQGSHSPSAFCYENEVALCCGDDADDEEADKEMEGLKTGSKREIKIRDDIHLDFKGAFVKEQTVEMLCVLDTENQISLDRLQPTLPLYISRESGV; encoded by the exons ATGGTTGGAACTGCCCGCCCCAACCTCCATTACTGCCCTCGCAGACACAGCCTGATGATCACCGGTGCCATGGGAGCAGTGAGGGTCAACAG ATACAGCATCGTTTCCACTGATGAAGATGCCTTGAAAATCTCCAATTTGGGTCTCCACAATGGCCACAGTCCTCTGACTCAGCAGACACTATCAGGGGCATGCATGCGGGGTGAggaaggaggtggaggaggaggagagtatcCAGGAGGTGATGAAGGTCGAGGGGCTTTGCCTTTGAGGGTGATGAATGAGCCGATCATCCACAACAGCTGTCGTTCCTCACCTTTCTGCCGCCTGGACATGGATCTTAGCACCGGGCGGCTGCGCAGTCgctttgtaaagaagaatggcCAGTGCAACGTGGTTTTCAATAACATGGAGGATAAACCACGGCGATACCTAGCTGACATCTTCACCACTTGTGTAGACATACGCTGGCGTTACTTGCTGCTCATCTTTACCGCCACCTTCCTTCTGTCCTGGCTTCTGTTTGGATTTATCTTTTGGGGAGTTGCACTTGCTCATGGAGACTTTGAGCTGTACTTCCCTGTGGAGGAAGATAATCCTAGAAGAATCCCAGAGGAGGCAAAAGATAAAAGGCGCCCATGCATTCTCCACATCCAGGGTTTCATTGGGGCTTTCCTCTTCTCAATTGAGACTCAGACCACAATTGGATATGGCTTCCGGTGTGTCACTGAAGAATGTCCAATTGCTGTTGTGACAGTGGTAGTGCAGTCCATTGTGGGGTGTATAATTGACTCTTTCATGATCGGCACCATCATGGCAAAGATGGTTCGCCCCAAAAAGAGGGCGCAGACCTTGCTGTTTTCGCATAATGCCGTCATTTCCCTACGAGATGGTAAACTATGCCTCATGTGGCGCCTGGGGAACATGCGCAAGAGCCACATTGTTGAGGCCCATGTGCGTGCTCAACTCATCAAACTGCATGTGACAGTTGAGGGCGAGTACCTCCCCTTAGAGCAGACAGACATTGATGTCGGCTACGACGATGGACTGGATCGGTTGTTTCTGGTGTCACCGCTGGTGGTCGTCCATGAGATCAACAAAAAGAGTCCTCTGTATAACCTGAGTTGCAGTGACCTACAGAAGGAGGACTTTGAGATAGTGGTTATCTTGGAGGGGATGGTGGAGGCCACGGCCATGACAACACAGGCCCGTAGCTCCTACTTGGCTAGGGAAATCCTTTGGGGTCACCGCTTTGAGCCAATGGTGTTTGAGAAGGGTGACCGCTACCATGTGGACTATTCCCGCTTCCACAAGACTTATGAAGTGCCATCTACACCTCACTGCAGTGCCAGGGAACTGAGCGACAGAAAGGGTCACAGTGTGCAATTGTCCTCCTCCAGTTCGAGTTTCTCCCGATCTCCATCACTGTTTGCTCCAAGAGCAGCAAGACGTTTGCAGGGATCTCACTCCCCCAGTGCTTTCTGCTATGAGAATGAAGTGGCTTTGTGCTGCGGAGACGATGCAGATGATGAGGAAGCAGATAAGGAGATGGAGGGTCTCAAAACAGGAAGTAAAAGGGAGATAAAAATAAGAGATGACattcatttggattttaaagGGGCATTTGTGAAAGAGCAGACGGTGGAGATGCTGTGTGTTCTGGACACAGAGAATCAGATCAGCCTTGATAGACTACAGCCAACCTTACCTTTATACATCAGCAGAGAATCAGGAGTTTGA